The following are encoded together in the Dickeya lacustris genome:
- a CDS encoding gamma carbonic anhydrase family protein has protein sequence MSHPLRAFKNTHPVIGENVMIDPSSVIIGDVTLAENVSVWPLVVIRGDVNAIKIGARTNIQDGSVLHVTHRSETNSIGNPLIIGEDVTVGHKVMLHGCHIGNRVLVGMGSIILDGAVIEDDVIIGAGSLVSSGKTLEKGHLYLGSPARKIRPLTEQEKNGLLYSSDNYVRWKNEYMTTPASNG, from the coding sequence ATGTCTCATCCATTGCGTGCGTTCAAAAATACTCACCCAGTCATTGGCGAAAACGTCATGATAGATCCCTCAAGCGTCATTATTGGCGATGTGACGCTTGCTGAAAATGTCAGTGTCTGGCCATTGGTTGTTATCAGAGGCGATGTCAACGCTATCAAAATAGGAGCTCGTACTAATATTCAGGATGGTAGCGTCCTTCACGTCACGCATCGATCCGAAACAAACTCTATCGGCAATCCGTTAATTATTGGAGAGGACGTCACCGTTGGACATAAAGTGATGCTACACGGTTGTCACATCGGCAATCGCGTGCTTGTCGGTATGGGATCGATAATCCTTGATGGTGCAGTCATTGAAGATGATGTCATTATTGGTGCTGGCAGCCTGGTATCCTCAGGAAAAACATTAGAGAAGGGCCATCTTTACCTTGGTAGCCCAGCCAGAAAGATTCGCCCACTGACTGAACAAGAAAAAAATGGGCTACTTTATTCTTCCGATAATTACGTACGTTGGAAAAATGAATATATGACTACGCCAGCGTCGAATGGCTGA
- a CDS encoding DUF1488 domain-containing protein, which produces MNQHIQYPDREAWSDDEYAIVFPVLVGGFQHDCVLGQSTLLARYGNKAPEQWLALFRQHRWDWEEEFERAIRNDEYDDVGRFVLPSDGVNQTDA; this is translated from the coding sequence ATGAATCAGCATATTCAATACCCTGACCGAGAAGCATGGTCTGATGACGAGTACGCCATCGTGTTTCCGGTTCTCGTTGGCGGATTTCAGCATGACTGTGTGCTTGGGCAAAGCACACTGCTCGCGCGTTATGGCAATAAAGCACCAGAGCAGTGGCTGGCGCTGTTCCGTCAACATCGTTGGGACTGGGAAGAAGAGTTCGAACGCGCCATCCGTAATGACGAATATGATGACGTCGGGCGTTTTGTCCTTCCTTCGGATGGGGTAAATCAGACGGATGCATGA